CCTGAACAATAGCTTCGTGAGCTTTCTTGAATTTGTTAGGTGGTTGACCCACATACGCATATCGGGACCAGTTTGCATAGTATCTCCTAAACCAGGCGCCAACATTCATGACCAAGACATCGCCATCCTGTATGGGCCGATCTTGGTTGAAGGTGTCCGCCATTGGGTATCGTTCACTTCCAGCGCGGATATTGAAGTATCCAATGCTGTTCGTATTGTGGCCTTCTTTTGTTTGCTCTTCGATGAGAACCTCTTTGAAGACTTCTGCGATTTCAATCTCTGTCATGCCCAAATCTAGTTGGTCTCTGGCTGTGTTGTAGCCTTTCATTGCTATGCTCGCAGCAGTACGAAGCCTTTCTATCTCTCTAGATGATTTCCGCATTCGGCACGCCCACAGAACATCTCCACCCGGGACAAAATCTGTATTGGGCAACTTTTTCCTGAGGTATTCTACTTCCGCGAAATGTAGACTGGATTCTAGGTCTTCGCCTTGTTCAAGCCCAATTGTTCCATTATCAAGTCCCATTTTGGTGAGGGTGTTAACGACTAGTTTGGCGAAACTCATTTTCTCATGTTTAAGATGAGCTTCCGTATGCCTCACGATGTTTCTCACCCATGAAGTCCTTTCCGCGGTTCCGCTCAGAAAGGCCGGGATAAGGAGCACTGGATTTTGGTCCCGGGGAATGATTCCTAGTTTCGGGCCAATTGTGGTCATACAGCCCGTGAAATATTCGGTGTTCTTCTTTGTCACAATTAGTGCATCTAATCCTTCTTTTTCCATGGCCTTCTGGGCTGTTTCGTACCTCGATTCGTACTCGGCCGAAGGAAACTCAGGATAGATTCTTTCCAGCAGGGACTCTTTCGTTTCATCAAACATCTATCTCTACTCTCCATTACCTCTTTTTAGAGGCCAAGATATGACTCTCTGATGTAATCATCATCGATCAAATCACAGCCTTTGCCTCTCATTGCGATTCTACCGTTCTCCAGAATGTATGCGTCATCGCAGAAATCAAGTGCAAGTCTGACATTCTGTTCAGAAACTAGGACTGACTTCCCCTCGGTTCCAATCTCATCCATGGCCTCAAAGACTCTCTCGACCAGCATGGGTGCTAAACCTTGTGAAGGTTCGTCAAGGAGGAGTAGCTTCGGGTCAGACATCAAGGCTCTTCCGATTGCGAGCATCTGTTGTTCTCCTCCGCTTAATGACCCCGCCATCTGTTTGCTTCTCTCTTCGAGAATCGGGAACATATTGAGAACCCATTCCAAGGTGTCTTGGGCATTCTTAATTCCCCCTCGAATCTTGGCTCCCATCTCGAGATTCTCACGCACGGACAAATCAGGAAATAGCAGGCGCCCTTCAGGTACGAGAGCAATACCCTCCGCTAGTATTTCGTCAGCTCTTCTCCCGTCTATTTTCTTTCCTTCGAAATGGATTGATCCATTATCTGGTTTCAATAGACCAACAATTGTCTTAAATGTCGTAGTCTTCCCAGCTGCGTTTGGACCGACAATTGCGACTGCATGATTCTCTTCAACCTCGAGCGAGATGTCTCTTAATACTTTCAAACCATCATACGATACATCAATATTATTGACTTCAAGCATCCTTAATCACTCCTGTACATATTCCTGTCCTAGGTATGCTGCAATCACATCTTCGTCACGAGAAATCTCCTTCGGAGGGCCGTTCGCTATCACTTCACCGCGATGGAGTACTATTATCCGTTCAGCGACAGACATTATTGCGCGCATGACGTGTTCAATCCAGAAAAGCGTGATACCCAGTTCGCTTCTGATTCTTTTTGCTAAGTCAATTGCGTCACCTAGTTCAGCTTCATTGAGGCCAGCAACCAGTTCGTCCAGAAGTAGCAAATCTGGATCTGTATTGAGTACAGAAGCAAGTTCCACCTTCTTCCTATCAAATGGGGTCAGATTAGAGACTGAAGTACTTTCGTAGTCATCTAGACCAACGAAATCCAAGTACTTCCTGCCGTCTTCCTCTGCCTCAATGTGGGGTTTGCCTGCGCCAAAGGCTCCTCCTGTGATTACATTCTCGACAACTGTCATTTCCTCAAAAGCCCGCATGAGTTGGAATGTTCTTGCCACTCCCATCCGAGATATCTCGTGAGCTTTCGATTTTGTTATTTCCTCCCCTCTGAAGAAAAGTTGTCCTTTGTTCGCCTTCAATACGCCCGTCATTACATTGAACAGGGTTGTCTTTCCGGCTCCATTGGGGCCTATGAGGCCAACTACTTCTCCCTCATAGATCTTGAAGCTTGCATCTTGTACCGCTGCGAGACCTCCAAATGTCTTTGTTATGTTCTTACATTGAAATAGAATATCCGAATTTTTCATAATTCATCCTCCGGCTACTGGTAAAGTGATTACAATCTCATCGCAATTTCCAAAGTGATCGTCTGTCTGTCCTGCATATTGAAATCCATTCTCATCGATATAACCGATCTCTCTCCCATTATTCAGAACGATGCACCCTTCCAAGGGATTTTCCCGATTGATGCGTCGGAAGGAGTGTCTCTTTTCACTGATCATGTTCTTGAGAAAATCATCTAGCTGACTCTGGAATGAGCCTTCTTTGAGTTCTAGTTCCATCCCGTTTTGTATTTTTACAAAGGGATGCACGATTTTTATTCTCACTTTTGGAACAGACATTGTCTAGGGAATAAAGGAACGTTTTTATATTTCTTTCGAGAAGGGTGCTTTGTAATTCAACAATGTTCGAAATATTATGATTTGATGAGCATTAATTTCAATACTTGAATTACGGAGAAGGGACCCAAAAGAGGTAAACCAATGAAAAAGAATGTCTTCGGATTTGCTGGAGAGACGCTATATGTTGACTTGTCAAAAGGCAAAGTGGTGAAGAAAGATACGCCTACAGAGCTTATGAAGCAATACTTGGGGGGACGTGGTGGAAACATAAAGATTCTCTATGACCGTGTTGGTCCCAACGTCGAACCGCTAGATCCTGAGAACCCAGTCATTTTTGGCGTTGGCCCTCTAGTGGGCACTACGGCTCCTAGTTGTGGCAGATGGAATGTCTCTTCTCGCTCGCCCATGACAATGATACTCGGAGACTCAAATGCGGGAGGCCATTGGGCACCTGAACTCAAATGGAGCGGATTCGACCATCTGGTTTTCACAGGCAAATCGGACAAACCAGTTTACCTGTGGATAAATGATGGCGAAGCAGAGCTTCGAAGTGCCAAGAATGTATGGGGAAAGCGAGTAGCTGAAACTGGTGATAGGATACGAGAAGAAGTTCGAGAAGAGGAAGCCAAGATAGCCACTATCGGACCTGCGGGGGAGAACATGGTGATGGGTGGTTCCGTTATGTCAGATGGGACTCGAGCTGCTGGTCGCACTGGAATTGCTACAGTAATGGGCTCAAAGAAACTGAAAGCAGTAGCAGTCCTAGGCACACAGGGTGTTAGACTCGCAGATCCCGAGAGATTCGGGGAGCTAACCCGCGAGGCACATAATGAGATTCTTGAACATCCATTATACCAAACTTGGCAGGATTTGGGCACAACCTTTCTTCTAAAAGCGGTCAACGAAGCAGGCCGTTTAGCAACGAAGAACTGGTCCGAAAACATACTTCCTGAAGAAATTGCTCAGAAGATGAGTGGCCAAGAGCTATTGGAAGAGTACGTTGTAAAAGGAAAAGGTTGCTACAATTGCCCTATATCTTGTAGTAGGCGGTATGAAGTACCAGCCGGACCATTTGCAGGTACTGCAAGTGAAGGACCTGAGTATGAAGCACAAGTACATCTGGGTTCAAACCTTGGAGTAGAGGACCTTGAAGCCGTTCTCCACATGAACATGCTCTGCAATGACCTAGGCTTGGATGTTTGTACAGTTGGAGCCACTATTGCGTGGGCTATGGAGATATATGAGAAAGGAATCATTACCAAGGAGGATACAGGAGGAATAGAACTCACTTGGGGCAACACCGATGTAGCTGTTGAAATGGTCAAGAAGATAGCTCGACGCGAGGGGTTCGGTGATGTTCTGGCAGATGGATCATGGTTGGCGGCTCAGGAGATAGGACGAGGATCAGAGAAATATGTCATTCACAGTAAACGGATTCCCTATACCGCGGTTGATCCGAGAGGCTCCTTTGGATGGGCATTGGCATTTTCCACCTCGACACGTGGCGCAGACCACCTCCGGAGTTTGGTTTACGTGGCATCCTTGAAAAGCTATCAAGACCAAGCCACTCGTATCTTTGGAGTTTCTCCTGAAGCCACTGATGAGTGGTCATTGAAAGGCAAGCCATTCTTCGTTGTGCTTTGCGAGCATATTGGAGCTTTGATAGATGCGCTCGGCCTTTGCAAGACACCATCACTGATTCTCATGACTGAATCATATTTCGTAACTGATAGTGCCAAGCCTGATAAATTGGCAGAGATTGTTTCTGCGGCTACAGGCTTTGATCTTGATGGACAGAAGATGCTCGATACTGGAGAGCGAATCTACAATGTAGAGAAAGCCTTCAATGCCAAATTCGGATTTGGTGGAAGAGAGCATGACAGTATTCCTTGGAGATTCAGGGAGGACGTACCACCTTCTGAACCCCGAAACACAGAAGAAGCACTTGTAACAGAAGACAAGTTGAATACTCTACTGGATCAATACTATGAACTTCGGGGCTGGGACATAGAAAGCGGTCTACAGAAGAGAGAGAAACTGGAGGAACTGGGTTTGGAGGATATCGCAGACGATCTGGATAAGCTGGGTTATCTTGCAGAATAGTTATTATCTGGAAAGGATGGCTCTGTTTCCTACGTAACTAAAGGTGGGGAATTCATGATTGGAGAACTGGGCTCACTAGGTGCGGCAATCTGTTTCAGTGTAGCCGCTGTACTCTATGGTAGTGCCCTCCAGAAGACAAATCCTGTCTCAGCAAGTATTGCACGCTGTATTTGTGTGGGCGCCATCATGGGGAGCCTGCAATTTCTCATATTTTTCATGTATGGTATTCCAACCATTCCATTAGATGCAATTTTCCTCGCAATGTTGAGTGGCATTATTGGTCTTGCTATCGGTGACATTCTCTACCTGAAGAGCATCCAAAAAATCGGGATTACTCGTGCTGTACCCATTACGACGATATATCCACTCTTTGGCATTGGTTTGACTGTCTTTTTGGATATTGAACCTATACGATTGTCAATAGTACTTGGCGGACTACTTGTTTTTGTTGGCCTTTATCAAATCTCAGCCGATGGAGAAAGTGAGCTCCAATTAGAAAAGGAGCAGATTTACAAGGGAATTGCATATGCTCTGTTAGCAGCATTCGTCTGGTCGATTAGTCTCCTTTTCACAGATGCGGCCATTTCACTTGCTGGAGAATCCAACATGAACTACGCATATTCTGTCAATGCCCTCCGCGTTCTATCAGCTGGTCTCTTCCTTGGTCTTTCTATTCCATTTCTTGACAAGTCACTTCGTCTAATCGAGATACCGGGAGAATCTCTTCTCGCTTTAGTAGTTGGTGGGGTAATCTCTCTAGGACTTGGATGGTTTCTTCTTACGTTCAGCTTTTTCCACGCACCATCATCGATCGTAGTTCCCCTATCTTCAACTACTCCCTTTTTTTCCGGTATACTTGGTTTACTTGTGCTCGATGAGAATGTTACGAAAAGAAGTGCATTTGGTTCTCTGGTAGTTGTACTAGGCATATTCGTTTTATGGTTATTCTAGCAATGGCTTGCGTCAATACTGAGAGAGGATCATAGCAAATGAATTATTGAAATATTTTCGATTCTAATTTTCTATTTCTGTATTTGGTTCAAAACAACACATAAGACTAATATTGTTTGTCGATTATGTATAGTTTGATTCAAATGACGAGCTGCAATCATAGTCTACGTTATATTGGTGATCAGCAGGGGGAGAAGGGCCCCAACAGGTACTTCAAGTGCACTCGATGTGGATGTGTTCTCGTCCGCAACGCTGATGGTAGCAGATTCATTATACCTGCTAACAAGGCAGAAGAATCAGAGCTGCAAAGTAAGTGATACGGAGCTAAGGAGATTCGTACAACCCTACCGTGAAACCTTCACAACTGCTTCCTCTTGGTATCCGGTAATTACCCTCATATATCCGCTGAGCATCTCATCTACATCTTTGTCTCCAGTATCCACGTAGAGGGGTTCTCCTGGTTTTCGCGATGAGAGCTTGCTCTTGGTGGCAATCACGATGATGTTGTCTCGACCAACTTGTTTGATAACTTCAGGGCTGATTTGTTGATTGCCCCTTCCGAAGATGAAACCTTGTCCTCCAATTGGAGAGACAACGATTTTGACATCTTTTCCTTTGACAAGCTCCAGTATTTCATCCTCATTGACATCCCTAGCAAGTATCTCGTCTTGATTAACCACATCTACACCTAACAATGTCTTCTCTGTTCCCAATCTATCTGCGACTGCCTTGACTGTAGTCCCGGGCCCAAGTAAGAAGATGCTATCATCCATCTCGGCTACCACGTATTCAGCTATTGCTTCTTTGTTACTTTCTTCATCAATTCCTGGAGACGAAGCACTCTTGGTTGGCTGTACAAGTCTTTTTTCAAAAGGAATCTTGAGATATCCATGTAACTCAGCTGATAGCCTGTTCTCCCTAAACGCTTCTTCATCGATATCCATGACCTCTGCAGTTTTAAGACTAGCTTCCCCTCTCAGATAATCTACCGCCAGACGGCCTGCCTTTCTAGGATTTACTGCAAAGACGCTAGAGTGTATTTTCACACCGGTGGGTATGCCCAAGACAGGCAGCTCCTGATCAATAGCCTCGCAAATGTCCCTTGCTGTTCCATCGCCTCCTGCAAATAGAATCATATCTACTTCTAAGTCTGCCATTTCTCTTGCAGCTCTCTTTGTATCTTCAGCAGTAGTACTGCCACTTTCTACAGAACCGATAACTCTTGGACTGAAACCACACTCAATGGCTTCATTCTCTCCCATTTCATGAGGATATGTGACTAAATCGATGTCATCCTTCATCAGTGCAATTTCACGTAACGCTTCAACTGCTCTGGGGGGAGAGCGTTTTGTGGCCCCAAGTCGGATGGCCTTCTCTTTGATTTGAGCACCATCTGTTCCCTTAAGGCCAACTCGGCCCCCCATCCCAGCAATGGGATTGACAATCAAGCCTAGTGTCTTACTCTTGGGCACTTAGTCTCGCTCCCTCTTCTTGATGTATGCTCTCCATGTGGTAGCCCATTTCTCAGAATCTGTTGCAGGACCGAGGTCGACTTTTGAAATCGAACAGCAATGTGGGGCGTCCTTAACGATTTCCGGATTGTTGTATGCCTCGTCAGAAACTCGTTGGAAGATTTCGGCGAAACGATCGAGGTCTTCCTTGCTAACAGACTCAGTAGGTTCCGGAGTGAACGGTTCCGGTACTATCCATGGCTCATGCGAGGTAAAGCATCTTTGGATTCCAAAATCAACTATACGTCGATTCACATCTGCAATACCAATCCCGGTGTCCTCCTTCATCTTCTCAACCGTAAAACGACCCTCTTGCATACGTAGTGGATGTGAGTCGAACCAGGGCAAATCAATTCCCTTTATCTTTATGAGTTTCCGTGCGAGATAGTTGCTGTTTAGCACTGCTATTTCCGACACCTCTTCCATTCCCTCTGCACCTGTAGTCATTATCCACGTATAGGCCCGAATTGCGTTGGGTACAACTCCATAGTAGCTACCTATTTGACCGATGCTTTTCGGCCTATCTCGCTCAAGGTAGTATCGTTCACCGTCAAATTCAACCAAGGGTGTTGGTAGGAACTCTGCTAGTTCCTCTCTGGCTCCAATAGGGGCGCTTCCTGGCCCGCAAGAACCATGAGGCGTTGAGAAAGACTTGTGCAAATTGAAATGGCAGAGGTCTGCTCCAGTATCACCAATCCTGAGTTTTCCGAGAATGCAATTGGCATTGGCTTGATCTATTGCTACGAGGCCTCCTGCATCGTGAACAATATCTATGTACTCTGTGATGTTGTCATCAAAAACACCGGTGTCATAAGGATCAGTTATCATCATACCAACTGTCTTATCAGAAACTGCTTCTTTCAGCGCTTCGACACTTGGAATCCCAGTCTCTTCATCAGGATAGAGAGAAAGTATTTTCATCCCTGCGACACCGGGAGAAGATGCATTACATGGGTGAGATAGGACCGTGGTGATTATCTCATTTCTTTGTTCCAATTCTCCTCGAGCTTGAAGATACGCTTTCATGATTGTTGCGTTTGCAAATACTGCATGGGCACCACCTCGAGGTTGTAAAGAGAATTCATCCAATCCTGATATCACACACAGCCATTGCTTCAGACGGTACATGATTTCTAGAATACCTTGGACTGTTTCCTCCTCCTGATCTGGATGCAGATGAGCAAGCTTGGCAGCCCTTGCTAGCTTCTCGTTTATTTTGGGGTTGTACTTCATTGTACAAGTCCCCACTCCTGCATTGATACCAGAATCAGTGCCATAGGTCTGTTGAGACAAGCGAATGAAATGTCTTAGAACTTCAGGTTCTGTCAGCTCGGGCAAGCCCGGAGGGTCTTTCCTTCTAATG
Above is a genomic segment from Candidatus Lokiarchaeota archaeon containing:
- a CDS encoding ATP-NAD kinase translates to MGGRVGLKGTDGAQIKEKAIRLGATKRSPPRAVEALREIALMKDDIDLVTYPHEMGENEAIECGFSPRVIGSVESGSTTAEDTKRAAREMADLEVDMILFAGGDGTARDICEAIDQELPVLGIPTGVKIHSSVFAVNPRKAGRLAVDYLRGEASLKTAEVMDIDEEAFRENRLSAELHGYLKIPFEKRLVQPTKSASSPGIDEESNKEAIAEYVVAEMDDSIFLLGPGTTVKAVADRLGTEKTLLGVDVVNQDEILARDVNEDEILELVKGKDVKIVVSPIGGQGFIFGRGNQQISPEVIKQVGRDNIIVIATKSKLSSRKPGEPLYVDTGDKDVDEMLSGYMRVITGYQEEAVVKVSR
- a CDS encoding ATP-binding cassette domain-containing protein is translated as MLEVNNIDVSYDGLKVLRDISLEVEENHAVAIVGPNAAGKTTTFKTIVGLLKPDNGSIHFEGKKIDGRRADEILAEGIALVPEGRLLFPDLSVRENLEMGAKIRGGIKNAQDTLEWVLNMFPILEERSKQMAGSLSGGEQQMLAIGRALMSDPKLLLLDEPSQGLAPMLVERVFEAMDEIGTEGKSVLVSEQNVRLALDFCDDAYILENGRIAMRGKGCDLIDDDYIRESYLGL
- a CDS encoding ATP-binding cassette domain-containing protein — translated: MKNSDILFQCKNITKTFGGLAAVQDASFKIYEGEVVGLIGPNGAGKTTLFNVMTGVLKANKGQLFFRGEEITKSKAHEISRMGVARTFQLMRAFEEMTVVENVITGGAFGAGKPHIEAEEDGRKYLDFVGLDDYESTSVSNLTPFDRKKVELASVLNTDPDLLLLDELVAGLNEAELGDAIDLAKRIRSELGITLFWIEHVMRAIMSVAERIIVLHRGEVIANGPPKEISRDEDVIAAYLGQEYVQE
- a CDS encoding aldehyde ferredoxin oxidoreductase, coding for MKKNVFGFAGETLYVDLSKGKVVKKDTPTELMKQYLGGRGGNIKILYDRVGPNVEPLDPENPVIFGVGPLVGTTAPSCGRWNVSSRSPMTMILGDSNAGGHWAPELKWSGFDHLVFTGKSDKPVYLWINDGEAELRSAKNVWGKRVAETGDRIREEVREEEAKIATIGPAGENMVMGGSVMSDGTRAAGRTGIATVMGSKKLKAVAVLGTQGVRLADPERFGELTREAHNEILEHPLYQTWQDLGTTFLLKAVNEAGRLATKNWSENILPEEIAQKMSGQELLEEYVVKGKGCYNCPISCSRRYEVPAGPFAGTASEGPEYEAQVHLGSNLGVEDLEAVLHMNMLCNDLGLDVCTVGATIAWAMEIYEKGIITKEDTGGIELTWGNTDVAVEMVKKIARREGFGDVLADGSWLAAQEIGRGSEKYVIHSKRIPYTAVDPRGSFGWALAFSTSTRGADHLRSLVYVASLKSYQDQATRIFGVSPEATDEWSLKGKPFFVVLCEHIGALIDALGLCKTPSLILMTESYFVTDSAKPDKLAEIVSAATGFDLDGQKMLDTGERIYNVEKAFNAKFGFGGREHDSIPWRFREDVPPSEPRNTEEALVTEDKLNTLLDQYYELRGWDIESGLQKREKLEELGLEDIADDLDKLGYLAE
- a CDS encoding EamA family transporter; protein product: MIGELGSLGAAICFSVAAVLYGSALQKTNPVSASIARCICVGAIMGSLQFLIFFMYGIPTIPLDAIFLAMLSGIIGLAIGDILYLKSIQKIGITRAVPITTIYPLFGIGLTVFLDIEPIRLSIVLGGLLVFVGLYQISADGESELQLEKEQIYKGIAYALLAAFVWSISLLFTDAAISLAGESNMNYAYSVNALRVLSAGLFLGLSIPFLDKSLRLIEIPGESLLALVVGGVISLGLGWFLLTFSFFHAPSSIVVPLSSTTPFFSGILGLLVLDENVTKRSAFGSLVVVLGIFVLWLF
- a CDS encoding M24 family metallopeptidase, which encodes MFDETKESLLERIYPEFPSAEYESRYETAQKAMEKEGLDALIVTKKNTEYFTGCMTTIGPKLGIIPRDQNPVLLIPAFLSGTAERTSWVRNIVRHTEAHLKHEKMSFAKLVVNTLTKMGLDNGTIGLEQGEDLESSLHFAEVEYLRKKLPNTDFVPGGDVLWACRMRKSSREIERLRTAASIAMKGYNTARDQLDLGMTEIEIAEVFKEVLIEEQTKEGHNTNSIGYFNIRAGSERYPMADTFNQDRPIQDGDVLVMNVGAWFRRYYANWSRYAYVGQPPNKFKKAHEAIVQAIGIFQDNLEPGAVSKEIHDKAIKPLKDCDCGETFDHTGIGVGLHIHEPPYIGHGREDVVDPDNVFCFQAWIYDVDNDGMGVLGYEHEFVVTESGCKPIVPMEDELLWII
- a CDS encoding aminotransferase class V-fold PLP-dependent enzyme; its protein translation is MKKCEDTGYQAVRWNEPLIFELGKKGRRGFDVPRSSEELKESVGDIKSDIPESIRRKDPPGLPELTEPEVLRHFIRLSQQTYGTDSGINAGVGTCTMKYNPKINEKLARAAKLAHLHPDQEEETVQGILEIMYRLKQWLCVISGLDEFSLQPRGGAHAVFANATIMKAYLQARGELEQRNEIITTVLSHPCNASSPGVAGMKILSLYPDEETGIPSVEALKEAVSDKTVGMMITDPYDTGVFDDNITEYIDIVHDAGGLVAIDQANANCILGKLRIGDTGADLCHFNLHKSFSTPHGSCGPGSAPIGAREELAEFLPTPLVEFDGERYYLERDRPKSIGQIGSYYGVVPNAIRAYTWIMTTGAEGMEEVSEIAVLNSNYLARKLIKIKGIDLPWFDSHPLRMQEGRFTVEKMKEDTGIGIADVNRRIVDFGIQRCFTSHEPWIVPEPFTPEPTESVSKEDLDRFAEIFQRVSDEAYNNPEIVKDAPHCCSISKVDLGPATDSEKWATTWRAYIKKRERD